The region TAGTGCCTGGCTTTGAGACAGGCAGTTGGCATACAGCCACTGGTGGTGGTCGGCGACCGGGTTGAAGCTGACGACCGGGACGATGAAGTCGGCTGGAATCAACTGCGTGCCTTGGTGTAACAACTGGTGGTAAGCGTGCTGGCCGTTGCAACCAACGCCACCCCAGATCACCGGGCCAGTGTCGTGGTTAACCGGTGTGCCATCCTGGCGAACACTCTTGCCGTTGGACTCCATGTCCAGTTGTTGCAGGTGCTTGGTAATGTTACGCAGATAGTGATCGTACGGCAGGATCGCATGACTTTGCGCCCCCCAGAAGTTGCCGTACCAGACGCCCAGCAGGGCCAGCAGCACCGGCATGTTCTGCTCGAAGGGGGCGTTCTGGAAGTGCTGGTCCATGGTGTAGGCACCGGACAGCAGTTCCTTGAAGTTGGCGGTGCCGATGGCCAGGGCAATGGGCAAGCCGATGGCTGACCACAACGAGTAACGACCGCCTACCCAATCCCACATCGGGAAGATGTTCTCTTCGCGAATACCGAAGGCCACCGCAGCTGCCTTGTTACTCGACACGGCAATGAAGTGCTTGTACAGCTCGGCTTCCGAGCCGCCCTGCGCCAGGTACCAAACCCTTGCAGCTTGGGCGTTTTTCAGGGTTTCCAGGGTATTGAAAGACTTCGACGAAACAATGAACAACGTGGTTTCGGCGCGTAATTTCGCCGACAGTTCGTGGAATTCGCTGCCATCGATGTTCGCCAGGTAGTGGCAACGCACGCCACGCTGGGCGTAGGGCAGCAGCGCTTCGGAAACCAGTTCGGGGCCGAGGAACGAACCACCGATGCCAATGTTCACCACATCGGTGATCGGCTTTTCACTGTAACCGCGCCACAAGCCGTCATGAATGCGGCCGACCAGCTCTGTCACCTGATTGAGGACTTTGTGCACCTCGGGCATCACGTTGACGCCGTTGACGTTCAGCTTGTCGCCTACTGGCCGACGCAAGGCTGTATGCAGGGCTGGGCGCTCTTCTGAGGCGTTGAGGATCTCGCCAGCGAACAGCGACTTGATGGCTTCCTGCAGACCCACTTCGTTGGCCAGGTTGACCAACAGTTCGCGGGTTTGGCTATTGATCAGGTTCTTCGAGTAGTCGAGGAACAGGCCGCAAGTGCTCAGCGACAGCTGGTCGAAACGCTGCTGATCAGCATTGAATGCATCGCGCATGCTGAAGTCCTGCATGGCATCGCGGTGCTGCTGGAGCGCCTGCCACGCAGGCAAGGTCGTTACATCATGAGGGGTGCGGTAATACGCCATCGCTGCAGGTTTCCTTATTGCGTGAACTGCGTTGGACACTGGAAATAACGACCTGTTTGCAGGCTGCTGCGCATTATAGGCACGCAGCCTGGTTGCAAGGGCATCCCAGTTTATTGCTACTCGGCGTCGAGATTCAGATGCAGGTTGTCGATCAGACGGGTTGCGCCCAGAACAGCGGCAACCAGGATCACCAGGTCGCGGTCTTCAGCCGTGGCCGGACGCAGGGTCAATGCCTGGCGGATTTCCAGGTAGTCCGGGCGAAAGCCGGCTTGCGCCAGTTGCGCCTGGCCCTGAGCAATCAGCGCCGGGTAATCACGTTGACCTTGCTGGATGGCCTTGGCCATCTCACTGAGCAGGCGATAAAGCGCAGGTGCAGTTTCACGCTGGGTTTCGTTCAGATAGCCATTGCGTGACGACAACGCCAGGCCGTCTTCGGCGCGCACGGTAGGCTCGCCAATGATCTGGATCGGCATATTCAGGTCACGCACCAGCGCGCGAATGACCGCCAGTTGCTGGAAATCCTTTTGGCCGAACACCGCCAGATCGGGCTGGACCATATTGAATAGCTTGCTGACCACCGTGGCCACACCTTCAAAATGGCCTGGGCGGCTTGCGCCACATAGCCCTTCGGAAAGTTGCGGGACGCTGACGCGGGTCTGGCCGTTCATTCCATCGGGGTACATTTCCTCGACGGTTGGAGCGAACAGCAAGTGGCAACCGGCCTGGAGCAGCTTCTCCTGGTCGGCGGCGAGGGTCCGCGGGTATTTGTCCAGGTCCTCGCTGGGACCGAACTGCAATGGGTTGACGAATATGCTCGCGACGACGAAGTCGACGCGCTGCGCCGCCTTGGTCACCAGTGCGGCATGCCCGCTGTGCAGGTTGCCCATGGTCGGCACGAAACCGATGCGTTTACCCTCGCTGCGCGCACGCGCCACGGCGGCACGCAATTCCCGGACGGTTTTGACTGTATTCATGCACTGAACCCGTGTTCGCTGCCTGGGAAGCTGACGTCCTTGA is a window of Pseudomonas sp. DG56-2 DNA encoding:
- the pgi gene encoding glucose-6-phosphate isomerase, with product MAYYRTPHDVTTLPAWQALQQHRDAMQDFSMRDAFNADQQRFDQLSLSTCGLFLDYSKNLINSQTRELLVNLANEVGLQEAIKSLFAGEILNASEERPALHTALRRPVGDKLNVNGVNVMPEVHKVLNQVTELVGRIHDGLWRGYSEKPITDVVNIGIGGSFLGPELVSEALLPYAQRGVRCHYLANIDGSEFHELSAKLRAETTLFIVSSKSFNTLETLKNAQAARVWYLAQGGSEAELYKHFIAVSSNKAAAVAFGIREENIFPMWDWVGGRYSLWSAIGLPIALAIGTANFKELLSGAYTMDQHFQNAPFEQNMPVLLALLGVWYGNFWGAQSHAILPYDHYLRNITKHLQQLDMESNGKSVRQDGTPVNHDTGPVIWGGVGCNGQHAYHQLLHQGTQLIPADFIVPVVSFNPVADHHQWLYANCLSQSQALMLGKTRAEAEAELRQKGLSEAEVQKLAPHKVIPGNRPSNTLVVERISPRRLGALVAMYEHKVFVQSVIWGINAFDQWGVELGKELGKGVYQRLTGGIEDAAEDASTQGLINFFRSRHRG
- the panC gene encoding pantoate--beta-alanine ligase, which produces MNTVKTVRELRAAVARARSEGKRIGFVPTMGNLHSGHAALVTKAAQRVDFVVASIFVNPLQFGPSEDLDKYPRTLAADQEKLLQAGCHLLFAPTVEEMYPDGMNGQTRVSVPQLSEGLCGASRPGHFEGVATVVSKLFNMVQPDLAVFGQKDFQQLAVIRALVRDLNMPIQIIGEPTVRAEDGLALSSRNGYLNETQRETAPALYRLLSEMAKAIQQGQRDYPALIAQGQAQLAQAGFRPDYLEIRQALTLRPATAEDRDLVILVAAVLGATRLIDNLHLNLDAE